The DNA region GATTGTCCGCGGGAGTGGTTCGGATAGGCGCGGTACCGCGGAGGACGGAACGGCGGAGGGCGGTACTGCGGAGAGCGGAACGGCGTGAGACGGAACGGCGGACCCTGCGAGCTTGGAGCATCAAGCCTGGAGGGTCCGCCGTTCCGTCTCACGCCCCATCGTCCTCCGCTCCATCATTCTCCGCCGTTCCGTCCTCCGCCCTTACCGAGTCCCGAACAGTCGATCGCCCGCGTCGCCGAGCCCCGGCAGGATGTACCCCTGCGGGTTCAGCTCGCGGTCGAGCGACGCGCAGTAGATGGTGACGTCGGGGTGCGCCTCGGCCAGGCGCCGCACGCCGACCGGCGCGGCGACGAGGCAGAGGAACTTGATGCGCGTCGCGCCCGCGCGCTTGAGCGACGTCACCGCGCTCGCCGCGCTGCCACCGGTGGCGAGCATCGGGTCGAGCACGAAGAAGTCGCGCTCCGCCGCGTCGCCGGGGACCTTGAAGTAGTAGTCCACCGGCTCGAGCGTGTCGTGGTCGCGGTAGAGGCCGATGTGGCCCACGCGCGCCGCCGGCACGAGGCGCAGGATCCCCTCGACCA from Roseisolibacter agri includes:
- the upp gene encoding uracil phosphoribosyltransferase yields the protein MDTTSTPDAVAQGHAHGSAPTNADTPASLVVVRHPLVQHKLALLRDRRTPTKIFKELVDEIAMLMAYEATADLALAEVSVETPLERTVGHEVSGKKLTLVPILRAGLGMVEGILRLVPAARVGHIGLYRDHDTLEPVDYYFKVPGDAAERDFFVLDPMLATGGSAASAVTSLKRAGATRIKFLCLVAAPVGVRRLAEAHPDVTIYCASLDRELNPQGYILPGLGDAGDRLFGTR